AAGCCAGAAACCTGCTCGAATCAGCCGAATACGGCGTTCTCTCCATGGCGTGTCCAGATGGGGTGCCTTATGGTATCCCCCTGAACTTCGCACTGGCGGGTGACGACATTTACTTCCACTGTGCTCCGGAGGGCCGGAAGATCGAGATTCTCACCGCGAACACGAGAGTCTCGTTTTGCGTGGTCGGCCGAACAAAAATGTTACCCGAGAAGTTCGGGACCAAGTACGAAAGTGCTAGTGCCTCAGGCTTCGTGGAGGAGCTTTTTGCTGAGGAGAAGAAACAAGGCCTTGTCCTGTTGCTCGAAAAGTACTCGCCCGGCTACCTCAAAGAGGGGCTTGAGTACGTTGACGCGTTCATCGACAAAACCAAGGTGTTCAGGATCCGGGTGGAATCAATCACAGGCAAGGCTCGCAAATGATCCGGTACCGGACCAGAGCGTGGACCCCGCGCGCCTCAGAACTGCGGTTGGGAATGGATCTGATATGAAGAAACGGTGTGAATGGTGTGGTGGCGATCCGATCTATGTTTCGTACCACGATGACGAATGGGGTGTGCCGGTTCATGATGACCGGCGCCTGTTTGAATTCCTCGTTCTGGAAGGGGCCCAGGCGGGCCTGAGCTGGCTGACGATACTGAAGAAGAGAGAGAACTACCGGAAGGCCTTTCATGACTTCAACGTCGAGCGCATTGCCGGATACGGGCCGCAGGACATCGACCGGCTGCTCCATGATCCCGGCATTGTGCGAAATCGCCTCAAAATTGAGGCGGCGATCCGGAATGCGCGGGGCGTTCTGGCCATCCGGAAGGAATACGGGACACTGGACACGTTCCTGTGGCGCTATGTGGATGGCACCCCTGTCCAGAATCATTGGAAATGCATGACGGACCTTCCTGTGACGACGAGGGAGTCCGACCAGATGAGCAAAGACCTCAAGAAACGGGGATTCAACTTCGTGGGACCAACCATCTGTTATTCCTTCATGGAGGCAGTCGGCATGGTGAACGACCACGTCGCGGATTGCTTCCGCTACAAGGAAATATGTTCAGGGTGATCAGGGGCGTGGTCTTCGTCCTTACAGGTATCCTCAGCGGTTCTCCGGGTAAGCTGTTCCAGTTGGTGTTGCGCGGATTCCCTTGGCATTTGCCCCTTTTCCAGCAGGGTGATCCGCTCTTTTAGGGAGATTCGCTCGGGAAAAAGCGCCAGAGCGGTTCTGAAACAGTGGATCGCCTCAGTTCGTTCTCCGTGTGCCTCCTTGAGAAAGCCGAGAAATGTGAGGATTTCTGCCCGGTCAAGGGTGAGTTCACGGAGCCGGTCGGGTGTGGCCGGGGTGTGGGTCTGGAGTGTCAGCGCGGACTCGAGCGGCGGAATGGCGGCATCGAAACGATGGCTCACGATGGCCAGTCGTCCTTTTTCAAGCGCGATGCGATAGTCGCCGGGATTCAGGCGTTGGGCCTCATTCAGGATGTCGCCGGCGAGATCCGGCCGGTGTAAGCCGGTATTGGCCCAGAATGAGGCAACCAGATAGGCCTCGACGTTATGAGGGTCGGCCCGGGTGGCCAGCTTGAGCCAGGGGAGGATCTCCGCGCTGGCGTCACCCTCTGCATGTGCATGTTGTACGGGCGTGATGTCCGCCTGCCAACGATGGAACGGGCCGGAAATCTGAATGGCGGTTTCCCGGTGTGCCACCCCTTTGTGGAAATACAGGTCCGCTTCATTAAAGAGATTGAGGCTCAGGGCCTGCCGACTTTCTCCCAGAAGCCAATCGGCCAGCCCTGCGGCTGGACCCGGCTCGGAGTGGGTGGACGTCAGGTGGGCGGCCAGCGAAAAAGCCAGCCCCCAGGCGCTGACCACCAGGAGTCCCGCACCCCATGCTGAGGAGCGGGAACTCACAGGATGTCTCCGCGAGAAAACCGCCGCTTCCGGTATCCCAGCCAGGCCAGTGACAAAAAGACCGTCGTCATCAAGGCCGCATACAGGAGGATCTCGGCCAGCGTGAGCCATTGAACGGAACCCCAGTCATGAACAAGCCGGCGGCGCAGATCAAATAACTCGAAATGGGGGAACAGGTAGTAGACCGTGTAGAGCGCGTAACTGGAGATGCCCCTGGCCTCAACCAGCATGCTGGGAATGCGGGGCAACAGCAGGAAGCCCGCCCCGGTGATGATATAGGTGGTCACGGTGGCGGCATCCCGGTTCAGCCGGGTGGAGAACGCGAGCCCAAGGGACGTGATCAGGGCGATGGCGGCCGCATGGAGCAGGATGGCCTGTAGCAGCGTGGCCAGGTTGAAGGTGCCGCCCTTGATCCAGACGGCCAGGCTGACCGTCAGGTAGAAACCCACGAGGGACAGGCAGGTGATGGACCAGGCTCCAAGCCACTTCCCGCAGATCAGGGTCAGGCGCGAGACCGGTTTGGCCAGCAGGGAAAACAGCGTGCCCCGCTGTTCTTCCTGAGGCAACTGGCGGACCGAGGTGTTGATGGCCAGGATCCACGACAGGACCCAGACGGCCAGCAGTCCCATGTCTTTCACGTATCCGGTCACCTGGGACAGGCCGAAGACGTCGAAGGAAAGCAGGCCGGCCAGCAGGGTGGCCAGGAGAATCAGGAGCACCGAGAGCTCTTTCCGCCGCACCATCTCGAGCCATACGACTCCGGCTAATGTAAAGATCTGTCTCATGGCTGCTCCGCGGGGTGTGCCGTGGTGACGGCCTTGATGAAATAGCGTTCCAGATTTTCTCCCGGGGAAACCAATTCACTGACCGGTCCCTCGGCGATGAGCCGGCCTTGTGACAGGATCGCCACCCGGTCGCAGGCCAGTTCAACCTCGGATAATTCATGGGATGAGAAGAAAACGGTTTTCCCGGCTTTTTTGCGATCGGCAATAATCCGCCGGATGTCCATGCGGCCCAGGGGGTCCAGTCCTCCTGTGGGCTCATCCAGAATCAGGAGTTCGGGGTCGTTGATCAGGGCCTGGGCCATACAAATTCGCTGCCGCATGCCGCGGGAGTAGCCGGCGATCCGGCGATCAGCGGCGAAGGTGAGCCCGGTTTCATGCAGGAGCTGATCGGCGCGTGTCCGGATTTCAGAGGCGGGGAGATTGAACAGGCGCCCGGCGATGGTCAGGAGTTCGCGGCCGGTAAGGAAATTGTAGGTGTCCGGATTTTCAGAGAGATAGCCGATTTTTTCCCGGGCGATGGTTTCGGTGACCGGTTTGCCGAAAAGCCGGGCGGCGCCCTGATCGGCCTCCTGGAACCCGAGCAGGACATGGATCGTCGTCGTCTTCCCCGCGCCGTTAGGGCCAAGAAATCCGAAAACGGTGCCCGGTGCGACCGTGATCGTCAGGTTGCTCAGTGCCTGAACGGTTCCGGTGGGCGCGGAAAAGGAAACACTCAAGCCTTGTATATCAATGGCAGGAATCATGCTGCTTTTTTATCACAGAATGGAAAGCCCGTCAAAAGCGTATATCAGGGGGGCGTTAGTCGTGGAAGGCGAGATACCGGCCTACCCGGTGATGGAGGGGAAATTCGAGTGAGGACCAGCCATCCACTCCGGTGGTTACGGGGAAGCGTTCCCCCGTGGCCAGATCATAGGCCTGGGAGGAGGGCTTTTGGAGTTTGACCTGGGCGGAGGCCCGGACCGTTCCAGGCAGGTGTCCGAACATCAGCAGGTAATCTTTACCCGCCCGGCTGACCACTTCCTTGGCCACATAGAGCTGCCCTGTCTTGAGATTTCGCGGGACAATCCCCAGATGCAGGCATAGCCGGTTAAGCGAGTGATGTGCAATACAGGCATCACGCTCATATTGGTGAGCGCCATCCGGGGAGTCCGGCCCGCAGTCATAACCCGCCAGCAGGATGGAGCCACGTCCATAGGGACGGCGTACGAGGAGCGGGTGACCCGCCGTGTCGCGGACCAGCACCTCGCCGTCCGCGTGAACGGGTTTGGCGTGACCGGACGACTGTCCGCCGGCAAACGAGGGGGGCCAGAGAATGGTGCAGGGCCGGCTTTCCCCATACGTCACATCCTCAAGTTTCAGGATCTTGCGCAGGAAGGTGAGGGGGATAGGGGTGCGGCCCGCCTGACATGAGTTCGGGAACACAAGGAGATTCAGGCCCTTCTCCACGGATTCCCTGATCAGCCAATACCACCCTTCATCATTGGGCAGCATGGATCCGCCCGTCCCGATGGTGGCCGTTTGGCCCATGAGCTCATCGGGCGGAAGCGTCAGCAGACGGTAGCAGGAGAAGTCGAACCGGTGGTTACGGCAGAGCAAGGCGGCGCTCTGGTCGAGCCGGGCAGCCACATTGGCCAGTGAGGACCAGTCGGTCCAGCCAATCCGGTCAATAACGGCCAGTTCAGGATCCAGCCGCTGGGCCCCCATGATGGTCCGCCTGATAAACCCGTTGCGGGCGATCGTGTCGCCGGTCAACCCCAGGTCTGGGCCGGGAATCGTGTAGTAGTTGGCGTTGGTCCGCAGCGATTGATACAGCGCGTCGTCGTACTGCCGGTAGTCGCCTCCGACCTGCCAGGCTTCGCCGCCCCATTCGGGACCTGCGTTATGGAGCGCCACATGGTGGGGCTCGAACTTACGCTCCTCGAGCCAGTGTTTGGCCTTGGCTTCCAGATAAAAAGAGGAGAGGTCCGAGATCGATCCGGCGCCATGGCCGGGAAGGTCGGGCGGAACCTTGTCCGGTGCATTCGCCGCACAGACCCTGAACGCTTCCTGAATGCCGCCCTGGATCGTCCAGGCACGGAAGTCGAGATAGACCCGCCAGGCATCGGGATCAAGGTCGGCCAGAGGGACGGGCACCTCTTCCAGCGATGTGAAGGCACGGCCATAGAGGGCACTGATCTGGTCCATTGAATAGCCGCGCTGTTCCAGTAGATAACGGCTGAAGGCCTTGCGCTCGATGGGGGAATAATCGAACAGGGTGGACGGATTCCCGTAGTAGTAATAGCCGTAAGGAAAATCCGAATTGCCGAAATCGGGAATAAAGCGCCACACACCCCGGTGTCGGGCGTACCGCTTGGTGAGTTGATCCAGCATGGCGAAATAGTGCTGGCGATAGAACGGACTCCATAAGGTGGGGAAGTTGCCCGGGTGACCGTCTTTGTCAATGGCGGGCTCTTTCAGGGTCCAGGCCGGTACACCCCCATCCCCCAGCGCGGCGCCGCGGGTGACGGGAAACAGCCAGAACGAGAAGACCACACCCTCCTCGGCGGCAAACGCGGCCAGGGCGTCCGGAATGGTCCAGTCGTAGCGTCCGGCTTCAGGTTCAATATCTTCCCAGGGCAGATTGGCACGGATGTATTGACACCCGCGCCGGCGCAGTTCGCGGACGAACGCGCGGTATTCTTCGGGAACGGTTCCGCCCTGGAAGGCCCAGAAGGTGGAGGCTCCGAATCCCAGGTGGGTGGCGGCATCATCCGGCACCACATATTCATTCGTTTCAGCAAGGGTCATATCCCGGCCGTTAATGCGGGCGACCAGCTGATAACGGGTGATGCCGAACGGCCGTTTCGGGAGTTGAACCAGTCGGGAAGTGGTCCCGCTCAAGGGACCGCGCAGTTCGGGGAGGTCCAGTATCTGCCTGGTCTCACCATGGATCAACTGGACGCTTTCAATGAGGACGGGGTGGCCGCAGGGCGTGGTCATGCGAACCCGCACCTGGCTGCCGGCACTCAGCGTGTGGACGGGTTCGAGTTCGATGGCTCCGGCGACGGGGGCCGGTTCGAGCCAGCGGAGCAGGGCCTGTACGAGCGGGGTGGCGCCGACCCAATTCCGGTCGAGCAGGCCGGGGTTATGGGTCCAGGGGCGGTAGTAAACCCCCTGCACGTTTTCCCGGAATTCGCCGCCCGTGAATCCGATCACGGCCAGTTTGGCTCCGAGGAATTGCTCCCGTTTCCGCTCTACGCAGACGACGGCGTGGGAGGTGGTGGAATGGTCATAACTTTTGATGGTGAAAAGACAATGCGTTTCATCCGGGGGAAAGGCGGTGACTCGCAGGCCCGGAAGATCTTTACCGGCAATGACGTCCAGTCCGGGCAGGTCGCCCAGGATCGCGCGTCCGAATGGTGTCAGGCCGGTCACGTTGACGCCATCATTGCAACGGGTCAGGTTCAGCCGCCAGGACTCCATGTTGCGTAAGGGGAACCAGGCGTCATGATTGGGCAGGTCGCCCAGGAACAACAGACTGCCCCCCGCTGCATGGAACCGGATCAGGCTGGAGAGCGCCTCCGGGGAGAAGTTGCCCCGGACATATGGCAGGATCAGCGTGTCGATCTGGCTGCGCTGCAGGGTCTCAAGCCCGGCGGCATCGAGGGTCAGACAGGAATCATTCATGGCCGTCACGACCCGGCGGACATCCTCTGCCGTGAATTCCGGAAGGGGAAGAAACCCGGCGCTTTCAAATACTGCGATCTTCATCTCATTCCCCTTTCAGGCAGGCATTGATGATCTGGCTCAACGAACCGGTCGCCAGGCACATGTAGGTGTCCGCGGCGCCGTAATAGACCCGCAGCTCATCGCGGGCGACATCAGCGAGTGCGGAGCAGGCGAAGACGACATTGGGGACGTTGCCGTTAAATTCGTAGTCCCGGTCAGGGGTCAGGATCCAGCTTTTCATCTGGCCAACGATTTTTTCGGGGTTCTCCAGGTCCAGAAGCATGGCGCCAAGGGAATAGCGCGAGCCGGCACACGAGTCCTGGACGCCGTGGGTGATGACGAGCCAGCCTTGTTCCGTCCGGATCGGGACAGTCGGTCCGACCTTCTTGCTGTTCCAGTGGAAGCCGGCGCGCAGGAGGGGGCGGAACTGACCCCAGTGAATCAGGTCCGGGGAGCGGGCGATCCAGATATCGCCTTCCCGCCGGCCGGAGGGGCGGTCGAGGCGGACATAGTTTCCGCCGATCTTTTCAGAGAACAGGCAGGGGACGCGGTTCATGGGGAGTGAGACAATTTCGATGTGCTCATAGGTCTTCCAGTCCTTGGTGCAACCCAATAGGGCGACGGTACCCAGGTAACTATCGCCAGGCCGCATGATGTAATAGGTGTCCCCGATCTTCGTGACCCGCGGGTCGATGGCCCAGCGGTCGAGATGAAAGAGGGGATTGTCTTCACCCTGGGCCTGGGGCGTAAATTGAATGAACGGTTCCGGGTTGATGTTGAAGTGAATGCCGTCGTCGCTGTCACAGACGTGCATCGAGGTGAACTCCTTGTTGCGCCAGATGACCGGTTGCAGGAGATGGATCTTATCGCGATAGATGAACGGGCAGCCATTCATCATGGCTTCAGCGCCCGGCAGCATGTTGGGGCGTAGGATGGGGTTTCCGGAATACCGCTTGAGATATGTTTCTTCTCGATACATGGCTGCTCCCTTAAAAAAATATGACGGCTTATGAAAAAGTTCATATCCTGCCGAGAGCGAGGATTGATGTCAAGAAATGCCGATATTTCGAATTCTGGCGGGCGGCATTCTGCCGAGATTGAATTTTTTTCTTTCTTCCTGTCGGGAATCAGTAAAAATGCCCCCCTTTTTTGAGGAGAACACCATGGTTGCTGAAGTTGATCAAAATGATGCGTTAGATGCCTCGTCAATTCCCCGCCTGGCGGCGGAGTTGGCCATCGCCCCCCGGCAGGTTCTGGCTGTGGCCAAGTTGCTGATGGAGGGGGGGACCATTCCCTTTATTGCCCGTTACCGCAAAGAAGTGACCGAGAATCTTGATGAAGTCCAGATTGGAAAGATCCAGGAGCGGCTCCAGTATTACAAGGATCTTGAGGAGCGCCGACAAACCGTTCTGGATTCCATCGGGGAGCAGGGGAAGTTGACCGAAGAACTCAAGGCCAAGATTCTGGCCTGCACCACCAAGACGGTGCTGGAGGATCTCTATCTGCCCTTCAAGCCCAAACGCCGGACCCGTGCGATGATCGCCCGGGAAAAGGGGCTGGAGCCGCTGGCCCTGATGATCCTGGCTCAGCCTGCCACCGGAAATCCCGACAAGGAGGCCGAAGCGTTTATCGATGTGGAAAAGAAGGTCGAGTCAGGGGCCGACGCCTTGTCAGGTGCCCGTGACATTGTGGCTGAACTGATTTCTGAAAATGCGGATATCCGGGCATTGGGCCGCCAGTATTATGCCGCCAACGGGGTGATTGTGTCCGAGGCGGTCAAGGAGAAGACGCAGGAACCGACCAAGTTTGAGCAGTATTACGACTTCAAGGAGAAGGCGGTGGATATCCCCTCGCATCGCTATCTGGCGATTCGGCGTGGCGAAAATGAAGGGGTCTTGAAGCGCTCGTTCACCGTTGAGGCCGAGCCGGTGCTGCGCCGGATCGGGGAGATCATGAAGGTGAATGAGCGGTCCCCGTTTGCCGTTCACCTGCGGACCGCCATTGAGGATAGCTATAAGCGCCTGATTGCGCCGAGCGTTGAGACCGATGTATCGGTGGACCTGAAGATGAAGGCGGACCGGGCGGCGGTGGAAATATTTGCCAAGAACCTGCGGAGCCTGTTGCTGGCGTCACCCCTGGGCGGACGCGCGGTGATCGCGGTGGATCCGGGGATTCGCACGGGCTGCAAAGTGGCGGCGATGGATGCCACCGGCAAGTTCCTGGAGAATACGACCTTGTATTTGAGCCAGGGCGAGCGCGCGGGCATGGAGGCCCGGATTGATCTGGCCAAACTGATCGCCAAGGTGCAGCCGGCCGCGATCGCCGTGGGCAACGGGACCGGCGGGCGTGAAACCGAGGCCTTTATCCGCGACACCCTCAAAAAGGCCAATTTGTCGAATATCATGGTGATCCAGGTCAATGAGTCGGGGGCCAGTATTTATAGCGCCTCTGAAGTGGCCCGGGATGAATTCCCAGATCTGGATCTGACCGTGCGTGGTGCCATATCGATTGGACGCCGGTTGCAGGACCCCCTGGCGGAATTAGTGAAGCTGGATCCGAAGTCTATCGGGGTGGGGCAATATCAGCATGATGTGCATCAGCCGCTGTTGGCTCAGAAGCTTGAGGATGTCGTCGTCAGCTGTGTGAATCACGTCGGGGTTGAAATCAATACGGCCAGCGCCTTTCTGCTCGCCCGGGTCTCGGGGGTCGGAAACAGTCTGGCCAAGAAGATTGTGGCCTATCGCGACAAGCATGGTGCCTTTACCAGCCGGGCCGCCTTGTTGAAGGTGCCCAGTCTGGGGCCCAAGGTCTTTGAGCAGGCTGCCGGGTTCTTGCGGATCCGGGGCGGAGCCCATTTGCTCGATGGCTCGGCGGTGCATCCGGAACGCTATGCGCTGGTTGAAAAAATGGCGGCTGATCTTGGCGTAGAGCTGAAGGAGTTGGTGGGGAATGCCACGCTGGCCGACAAGATTGAGATCCGCAAATATGTCAGTGCCGAGGTGGGGGAGCCCACCTTGAAGGATATTATCGCGGAATTGAAGAAGCCGGGGCGCGATCCCCGAGAGACGTTTGAGGCGCCCTGCTTCCGGGATGACGTCAATGCCATCGAAGATCTCAAGCCGGGTATGGAGTTGATGGGTATTGTCACCAATGTCACCGCCTTTGGGGCGTTTGTGGATGTGGGCGTGCATCAGGATGGCCTGGTGCATGTGTCCGAACTGGCCGACCGGTATATCACCGATCCCGCCGAGGTGGTGCAGGCCGGGGACCGGATCAAGGTCTGGGTCAAGGATGTGGACGCCCAGCGCAAGCGGATCGCCCTGAGCGCGAAAAGCGGTAGCCGGGCAGGGACCGGGTCCAGTCCGGGTTCCGGAGCCGACCGGGGCGCCAACAGGCCCGGCGAACGGCGCGGGCCGGGGAACGGTCCACGCCCTTCCGCCAGGCCGGCCTTCAATTCAAATCCATTCGGGGGATTGGGGTTGTAATAAGGATGACGAATAGATCAACAAACCTGAAGGGGTTGAAGTCTAAAGCCAGGGGATTTAACCCCTACAATCATTGTATGAAAGCGGACATTGAGGCCGAGTTGAGTGGAGGAGTCCGAAGCCTTTTTTCGCACGGTTTGGCCACAACGTGGGCGCCTGAGAACATGAACCCGGGGTTTCTCCCCGGGCTGAGGAGTGGCACCCGCTTCGGGGTGCAGGGACAACGGGTAGATAATTAAATGGCCTTAAACCGCTTGTTTTTCAACCACCGGAGCCAGGGCACAAGAATCGCCTCTTTCCCAGTCCAGTCAACTGGACTGGAATTTCGATTTTCTTAGGAATCTACGCCGAAAAAGCTTCAAAACGCTCGTTTTGGAGATGATCCGGGATCGGGAGACCCGCGTGTATGCGCCCACGGGCTTTCCGGGCCGTCTTCTCCTGATCCCCCTGCTTCGCCATCGCCGCCGGATCGTTACCCGGAACTTGCATTTGGGTAGGGCGAACCGTCCCGGTGAGCCGCTGCGGCTGCCAAGTGGTTGTTTTGTCCAATCCAGTCCGATGGTGTGCCGCAGTTTTTTTGGGGGAATCTCCTGCGGTTGCATCTACGCCGATCAATGGCTATAGTGCCCGGCATGAGAGTAACGGGAGGCATATTACGGGGGCGTCTGATCAAGGCGCCCAAGGGGGATGAGGTGCGGCCGACGCAGGATATGGTCCGGCAGGCGGTTTTCTCTTCATTGGCTGACCGGATTCCCGGCGCCTCTTTTCTTGACCTGTTTGCCGGAACCGGCGCCGTGGGGCTGGAGGCGTGGAGCCGGGGTGCCGCCCGTATTGACTGGGTGGAAGGCGGGGCCAAGGTGTTTCCTGTCCTGCAGTCGAATCTGGAGGCCTTGTGTGGTGGGCTGTCCGGCAAGACCGGGGATCAGGAGTGGCTGGCCACGCGGAGTGATGTGTTCCGGTTCATTGAAGGGTTGCGGGGCACACGGAGCTATGACCTTATTTTCGCGGACCCCCCCTATGACCGGCCTGGTACGGCCAACTGGGCGGGCCGGCTGTTGAATATGCTGGCGGCGGGCGGACTTCTGGCGGATGATGGCGTTTTTGTAATGGAACAGTCCCGTGAAGAGGCTGAAGCCCGGCATTTTGCCTGGGAGAGCATGACCTCAAAGGTGTACGGGGGGACGCGGGTAACGCTTTACAGGAAAATGAGGAAATCATGAAACATTCAGCCATCTATCCCGGGTCATATGATCCGCTAACCTTAGGCCACCTGGATTTGATCGAACGGGCATCCCATATTTTTGAAGAGGTCATTGTGGCGGTGGGGGTCAACTCCCGGAAAAAAACCGTGTTCAGCGCCGAGGAGCGGATGGCCATGGTCAAGGCGTCGGTCAAGGGGATGAAAAACGTCAAGGTGGATGCCTTTGATGGACTGCTGGTGAATTACGCCCGTGCCAAGGGCATTCATGTCCTGTTGAGGGGGTTGCGCGCCTTTTCTGACTTTGAGTACGAGTTCCAGATGGCGCTGGCCAACCGGAAAATGGCCCCCGAAATAGAAATGATTTTCCTGATGCCGAAGGAAACCTTCAGCTACATCAGCTCCAGTACGGTGCGGGAAATTGCCGAGCGCGGCGGGGATGTCACGCCCTTTGTTCCGCCGGCGGTGAAGCGGTTTATCGACAAAAAGATGGGAAGGTGACCATGTCTATCAAAATTGAGCCTTGGCGGATTCCCGAGGAGGGGTTGGATATCGAGGGACAGGTTCCTGCGGAAGTCGTTGATCTTAAAGAGGATGTGAACGCTCCTGCGGCCGGACCCATCGACTACGAGTTGCATGTCCAATGCCTCGAGCATGAATTGCTCGTGACGGGGCAGGTGCGGGCCGAGGTGAAGTTGGTGTGTTCGCGCTGTGCGGACATCATCGTGGAAGAGGTGGAGGATAGGGCCTTTTTCTACGAGCAGGAAGTCGTCAATCTTCATGAGACGCTAGACTTGACGGATGAGGTTCGCGAAACTATTATCCTCGCCTTTCCAAATTACCCGGTGTGTCAGGAATCGTGTCGTGGGTTGTGTCCCGTGTGCGGCGTAAACCTGAATCGGGCGAAGTGCGGGTGTAAGCCGCTTAAGGAAATGTGTTGGACGGCATTTAGCGGTCTGGACAATATTGAGGTGAAAAATGGCAGTTCCAAAAAGAAAAAAATCGAAAGCTAAGATTCGTACCCGAAGGGCATGTATCAAGGCTCGTGTGATGACGATCAAGAACTGTCCGCAGTGCGGGGCTCCTCAGGAGCCGCACCGGGTATGCCGTTCATGCGGCTACTATCGCGGGCGTCAAGTGGTGAGCGTCAAGGCTGACTAAGCCTATGCGTATCGCCGTCGATGCGATGGGGGGCGATTTTGCCCCCAAAGAGATTGTGGCCGGTGCCGTGAAAGCGGCGCGGGAGCTGAAAGACTTGACGACCCTCGTCCTGGTTGGCCAGGAAGAGGTGATCCGTCAGGAGCTTAAGGCGTATGGCCCCCTTCCTTCAAAGTTGGTAGTCCGTCATGCCTCCGAAATCATCGGCATGGAGGAAACGCCTGCTTTGGCGATTCGCAAGAAAAAGGATAATTCCATCAGCCGGATGATGGATATGATCAATGCGGGCGAGGTGGATGCTGCCGTTTCGGCCGGAAATACCGGAGCCATGGTGGTGGCGGCCACGCTCAAGTTGCGTACCTTGACGGGCATCCAACGGCCGGCCATCGCCACCGTGATGCCGACGATGGGGCGTCCGATTGTGTTGATTGATGCGGGCGCCAATACCGATTGCTCGCCGGCATTGCTGGCCGAATTCGCGGTCATGGGGAGCGTCTATGCCCGGGAAATCCTCGGTCAGGTGAATCCCGTGGTCGGCTTGATGAGCATCGGGGGCGAGGATTCCAAGGGAAACGAGACCACCAAGGAGGCGTTCCGGCTTCTTAGCGCGGCGCCCGTTAACTTCAGGGGGAATGTCGAAGGACATGATTTATTCCTGGGGGAGACGGATGTGGTGGTTTGCGACGGATTTGTCGGGAATGTCGTGTTAAAGACCAGTGAGAGTGTGGCCCATGCCATCGGTTCCTGGCTGAAGAAAGAGTTCAAGGCCAACCCGATCCGGATCCTGGGGGCCCTGTTGCTCCGGGGTGCCCTGAAGACCATCAAGCGGCGCATGGATCCTGAGATGTTTGGCGGGGCTCCGTTGTTGGGAGTGAACGGGATCTGTATTATCA
This is a stretch of genomic DNA from bacterium. It encodes these proteins:
- a CDS encoding beta-galactosidase, with the protein product MKIAVFESAGFLPLPEFTAEDVRRVVTAMNDSCLTLDAAGLETLQRSQIDTLILPYVRGNFSPEALSSLIRFHAAGGSLLFLGDLPNHDAWFPLRNMESWRLNLTRCNDGVNVTGLTPFGRAILGDLPGLDVIAGKDLPGLRVTAFPPDETHCLFTIKSYDHSTTSHAVVCVERKREQFLGAKLAVIGFTGGEFRENVQGVYYRPWTHNPGLLDRNWVGATPLVQALLRWLEPAPVAGAIELEPVHTLSAGSQVRVRMTTPCGHPVLIESVQLIHGETRQILDLPELRGPLSGTTSRLVQLPKRPFGITRYQLVARINGRDMTLAETNEYVVPDDAATHLGFGASTFWAFQGGTVPEEYRAFVRELRRRGCQYIRANLPWEDIEPEAGRYDWTIPDALAAFAAEEGVVFSFWLFPVTRGAALGDGGVPAWTLKEPAIDKDGHPGNFPTLWSPFYRQHYFAMLDQLTKRYARHRGVWRFIPDFGNSDFPYGYYYYGNPSTLFDYSPIERKAFSRYLLEQRGYSMDQISALYGRAFTSLEEVPVPLADLDPDAWRVYLDFRAWTIQGGIQEAFRVCAANAPDKVPPDLPGHGAGSISDLSSFYLEAKAKHWLEERKFEPHHVALHNAGPEWGGEAWQVGGDYRQYDDALYQSLRTNANYYTIPGPDLGLTGDTIARNGFIRRTIMGAQRLDPELAVIDRIGWTDWSSLANVAARLDQSAALLCRNHRFDFSCYRLLTLPPDELMGQTATIGTGGSMLPNDEGWYWLIRESVEKGLNLLVFPNSCQAGRTPIPLTFLRKILKLEDVTYGESRPCTILWPPSFAGGQSSGHAKPVHADGEVLVRDTAGHPLLVRRPYGRGSILLAGYDCGPDSPDGAHQYERDACIAHHSLNRLCLHLGIVPRNLKTGQLYVAKEVVSRAGKDYLLMFGHLPGTVRASAQVKLQKPSSQAYDLATGERFPVTTGVDGWSSLEFPLHHRVGRYLAFHD
- a CDS encoding pyridoxamine 5'-phosphate oxidase family protein, with amino-acid sequence MRRNDRAINIEEARNLLESAEYGVLSMACPDGVPYGIPLNFALAGDDIYFHCAPEGRKIEILTANTRVSFCVVGRTKMLPEKFGTKYESASASGFVEELFAEEKKQGLVLLLEKYSPGYLKEGLEYVDAFIDKTKVFRIRVESITGKARK
- a CDS encoding ABC transporter permease subunit → MRQIFTLAGVVWLEMVRRKELSVLLILLATLLAGLLSFDVFGLSQVTGYVKDMGLLAVWVLSWILAINTSVRQLPQEEQRGTLFSLLAKPVSRLTLICGKWLGAWSITCLSLVGFYLTVSLAVWIKGGTFNLATLLQAILLHAAAIALITSLGLAFSTRLNRDAATVTTYIITGAGFLLLPRIPSMLVEARGISSYALYTVYYLFPHFELFDLRRRLVHDWGSVQWLTLAEILLYAALMTTVFLSLAWLGYRKRRFSRGDIL
- a CDS encoding DNA-3-methyladenine glycosylase I; this translates as MKKRCEWCGGDPIYVSYHDDEWGVPVHDDRRLFEFLVLEGAQAGLSWLTILKKRENYRKAFHDFNVERIAGYGPQDIDRLLHDPGIVRNRLKIEAAIRNARGVLAIRKEYGTLDTFLWRYVDGTPVQNHWKCMTDLPVTTRESDQMSKDLKKRGFNFVGPTICYSFMEAVGMVNDHVADCFRYKEICSG
- a CDS encoding ABC transporter ATP-binding protein, with the protein product MIPAIDIQGLSVSFSAPTGTVQALSNLTITVAPGTVFGFLGPNGAGKTTTIHVLLGFQEADQGAARLFGKPVTETIAREKIGYLSENPDTYNFLTGRELLTIAGRLFNLPASEIRTRADQLLHETGLTFAADRRIAGYSRGMRQRICMAQALINDPELLILDEPTGGLDPLGRMDIRRIIADRKKAGKTVFFSSHELSEVELACDRVAILSQGRLIAEGPVSELVSPGENLERYFIKAVTTAHPAEQP
- a CDS encoding glycoside hydrolase family 130 protein, with amino-acid sequence MYREETYLKRYSGNPILRPNMLPGAEAMMNGCPFIYRDKIHLLQPVIWRNKEFTSMHVCDSDDGIHFNINPEPFIQFTPQAQGEDNPLFHLDRWAIDPRVTKIGDTYYIMRPGDSYLGTVALLGCTKDWKTYEHIEIVSLPMNRVPCLFSEKIGGNYVRLDRPSGRREGDIWIARSPDLIHWGQFRPLLRAGFHWNSKKVGPTVPIRTEQGWLVITHGVQDSCAGSRYSLGAMLLDLENPEKIVGQMKSWILTPDRDYEFNGNVPNVVFACSALADVARDELRVYYGAADTYMCLATGSLSQIINACLKGE